The nucleotide sequence TCTTCGTGGATCCCGGTGTCGGCAGTGAAACATTCGTCGCCAGAGTTGCGCTGGCGAAGCCTCGGTGGGCCGCCGCTGAATCGGTGGTCTACGCCGGAGCGTCGCTCCGCCCGCTGAAGGCCCTCACCCGGCGGGCGGGTCTGGTCCTGCCCGACTACACCGCATCGGGTATCCGGACGCTGCGGGCCGGTCCGTGGCTGCCCGGTGTACCCGCGGGAACCATCTCGATCAGCGCCCTGGCCAAGGGTCGCGGCCCGATCGACGCGGTTCCGCTACCCGGACTTCGGGACGACCCGGACGCCGAGGCCACCGTGGTCTTCACCTCGGGCGCCACCGGGTCACCGAGGGCAGTCGTGCACACCAGGGGGTCGTTGGGTGCCGCACTGTCCGTACTCGCCTACCGGTACGAGATCGACCAGCACGCGCAGGTCTACACCGACCAGTTCATGCTGGGCCTGCCCGCACTGGCGGCCGGGGCGCACTGGCAACTACCCCCGCTCGGATTCGCCCCGCGCACGGACCCGGCACGGTTCGCCAAGGGCATGGGGCAGGCCACCCACACCTTTCTGACGCCGGCCGACCTGGCGGCGGTCCTGACCGCGGTCTCCGAGCATCTGGCGGCGGTACCCACTGCGCTGCAGCAGATTCTGGTCGGCGGTGCACCTGTGCTGCCACCACTGGTCAACCGAGCCGCCGCCGTCCTGCCCCGGGTGCGCGTACTGGCCGTCTACGGCATGACGGAGATCGTCCCGATCGCGATCGCGGACGGCGCCGACAAGCTCGTCGCCGATCCGGACGGCGACCTGGTCGGCCGGCTGCTCCCGGGGGTCACCGCACGGCTGACGGCCGATGACGAGCTGATCGTCTCGGGTCCGCACCTGGCCAAGGGATACCTCGGTGAGCCGCCACTGCAGGAACATGCCACCGGAGACCGAGCCCTGCTGCGGGGCGACGCCGTCATCCTGCTGGGACGCCGGAAGGACAGGATCATCCGCGGTCGCACGTCCATCTACCCTGCGTCCTACGAATCCGCGATCGAGGCCATCCCGGGGGTCGGCCACGCCGTCATGGTGGGTGTTCCGGACGAGACCGGTGACGAGCGGGTCGTCCTGGCGCTCCAACCGGCCGGACAGCACGTCGAGGAGCATCCGCTGGCCGGGGTTCCGAAGGAGTCGAACACGCGCGACGAGCCACTCCTGGCCGCCCCGGCACCGGCGCTGCTGCTCGACCATCCACTTGCCGCCGCCGTCACCGCGGCCCTTCCGGAGCTCATCGACGCCGCGTCGCTCCCCGATCAGGTCGTCGTGATCAGCGCGATCCCCACGTCCGGCCGCGCTCGTCTGCCTGACCGGACGATGCTCCGCCGTTTGCTCGTCGAGCTGGCCGAGACGACGGGCTGACCGGAGCCAACGCCCGCCCAGGACCGCAGCAACTCCGGGACGCACCGTTCCGCGCACGGCCGGTCCGCGCAAGGCTGGTCAGCGCACGGCTGGTCCGCGCACCGCTCTACTGCGGCGACGGCACCGCGGTGATCAACAGGTTGGAGTCGTAGCTGCGGGTGGAGTAGTCGAAGCTGCCGATGCAGGTCACGAGCAACAGGTCGGAAGCGTTGGTGGTGTGCTGCAGCAGCCGGGGATCGAGTTGCGTTTTCTCGATCTGCTGCCGGGCGGTCACCTTGAAGTGCAGTACCCGTCCATCTGCTTCGTCGAGTGCGATCGTGTCTCCGCTGCGGAGCAGGTCGAGGGCGGCGAAGGCTCCGAGACCGGCGGTGGAATCGATGTGCCCGGTGATGACGGCGCGGCCCGGCGTACCGGGACGGGGCCCGGATACCCACCACCCTGCGGTGGAGATGTCCGATGGCGGCTCCAGCACTCCGGCGGCGGACACGCCGATCGGCACGACGCGAATCGGATTCCGCGAACCGGCCAATTCGATGGACGTCGGAACCGAGGGCGGCGCGACCACCGCCGATGGATGCCCGCTCCGATCAGGGCGGCTTCGTTCGGTCGACGAGCCCACGACCGCGGGTGTCGAGACACCATGAGCTGCAGTCTGT is from Nakamurella sp. PAMC28650 and encodes:
- a CDS encoding class F sortase, whose translation is MAPTDQFGGRRRETTRRRPRPRRGMVLWIALLLAGVVVIVVATTTLISASSARQQVVLAEQKYFAPTSAPLTSGPSPALAPSEPVSGSTSPPLVATPGQTAAHGVSTPAVVGSSTERSRPDRSGHPSAVVAPPSVPTSIELAGSRNPIRVVPIGVSAAGVLEPPSDISTAGWWVSGPRPGTPGRAVITGHIDSTAGLGAFAALDLLRSGDTIALDEADGRVLHFKVTARQQIEKTQLDPRLLQHTTNASDLLLVTCIGSFDYSTRSYDSNLLITAVPSPQ
- a CDS encoding class I adenylate-forming enzyme family protein, whose translation is MPDAQTTSEPGQDLLDRILKAAATHPNRPALSGHRGRTLRYRELAVSIVATAKGLRRNGFSSGDRLLFSVRPDPEGIVLALGVVAAGGSVVFVDPGVGSETFVARVALAKPRWAAAESVVYAGASLRPLKALTRRAGLVLPDYTASGIRTLRAGPWLPGVPAGTISISALAKGRGPIDAVPLPGLRDDPDAEATVVFTSGATGSPRAVVHTRGSLGAALSVLAYRYEIDQHAQVYTDQFMLGLPALAAGAHWQLPPLGFAPRTDPARFAKGMGQATHTFLTPADLAAVLTAVSEHLAAVPTALQQILVGGAPVLPPLVNRAAAVLPRVRVLAVYGMTEIVPIAIADGADKLVADPDGDLVGRLLPGVTARLTADDELIVSGPHLAKGYLGEPPLQEHATGDRALLRGDAVILLGRRKDRIIRGRTSIYPASYESAIEAIPGVGHAVMVGVPDETGDERVVLALQPAGQHVEEHPLAGVPKESNTRDEPLLAAPAPALLLDHPLAAAVTAALPELIDAASLPDQVVVISAIPTSGRARLPDRTMLRRLLVELAETTG